In a genomic window of Weissella tructae:
- a CDS encoding MFS transporter, with protein sequence MNAEERQEKLADFSWPVLLSNFFSVFGEGVYRFGLNWFIVSTYGDARLLGWLTAFGFIVYLANDMYVGAVLDRFDRKKVLVAADLFGGIGLLILSMFLNPDSPQLVILFALTFIMNVDISYAYPAGRAVLPDVIKSRSIPRFNAFVSAAFSAGQAVGPLVGGILLHLEWINLQSFMILYGIMVVLTALINMAIKSVPEEKPDKEPEPFIESLIDGYRYVARKPKLFESMLLTVWGNFCFEGFIISMPFLIQRVYGGSATNYSSALTVAAVSGIVAGLFLAHKPTWNKIKTLYWDFYLLGVVFILAAFVNTLWALVIVIIVNGLMRASFVIKINTVRQEDSAPEYLGRVFGISFFATDLFVPVITITFGYAISALGSWILLIIGIMLLAGFAVIRLYCRHREEKLGLV encoded by the coding sequence ATGAATGCAGAAGAAAGACAAGAGAAATTAGCGGACTTTAGTTGGCCCGTGCTACTTTCTAATTTCTTTTCCGTTTTTGGAGAAGGAGTATATCGTTTTGGACTAAATTGGTTCATTGTATCTACTTATGGTGATGCTCGCTTACTTGGTTGGCTAACCGCTTTTGGGTTTATTGTGTATCTAGCCAATGACATGTATGTTGGAGCCGTATTGGATCGTTTTGATCGAAAGAAAGTCTTAGTTGCGGCCGACTTATTCGGAGGAATTGGACTATTAATCTTGTCTATGTTCCTAAATCCGGATTCGCCGCAATTAGTCATCTTATTCGCGCTAACATTTATCATGAACGTAGATATCTCATATGCATATCCAGCTGGACGTGCGGTGTTACCAGATGTTATCAAGAGTCGTTCAATTCCTCGTTTCAATGCTTTCGTTAGTGCAGCGTTCTCTGCTGGACAAGCGGTTGGGCCATTGGTAGGTGGAATCTTGTTGCATTTGGAATGGATTAACTTGCAAAGCTTTATGATTTTGTACGGTATCATGGTTGTTTTGACAGCATTGATTAACATGGCCATCAAATCAGTTCCTGAAGAAAAGCCAGATAAGGAACCAGAACCATTTATTGAAAGTTTGATCGATGGTTATCGTTATGTGGCACGTAAGCCCAAGCTATTCGAATCAATGTTGTTGACAGTTTGGGGGAATTTCTGTTTCGAAGGATTCATTATTTCGATGCCATTCTTGATTCAACGTGTTTATGGCGGTTCGGCAACGAATTACTCATCAGCGTTGACGGTTGCAGCGGTTTCTGGAATCGTTGCCGGTCTATTCTTGGCGCATAAGCCAACTTGGAACAAGATTAAGACATTATACTGGGACTTTTACCTACTAGGTGTCGTGTTCATTCTAGCGGCGTTTGTTAATACATTGTGGGCATTGGTAATTGTGATTATCGTGAACGGACTAATGCGTGCATCATTCGTTATTAAGATTAATACCGTGCGTCAAGAAGACAGTGCACCTGAATACTTAGGTCGTGTCTTTGGGATTTCATTCTTTGCGACTGATTTGTTTGTTCCAGTAATTACAATTACATTTGGATATGCAATTAGTGCATTGGGATCATGGATTCTATTGATTATCGGAATCATGTTACTAGCTGGATTTGCGGTGATTCGTCTTTACTGTCGTCATCGTGAAGAAAAGTTAGGATTAGTTTAA
- a CDS encoding response regulator transcription factor, which yields MTKVLVVDDEPALVTLATYNLEQAGYTVITANDGRNLVETIKTEQIDLVLLDVMLPYKSGIELLREIRAEKLTLPVILITALDAEVDKIVGLEMGADDYVTKPFSPRELLARIKAVMRRFDVSQEQQGTTDNTQAFGSLAINYDHRSATKHGEHVKLTPKEYELLVYLTANVGRVLERETILHGVWGYDAAGSDTRMVDMHMSHLRDKIEDNPKQPEYLRTVRGMGYRFDLPHVTK from the coding sequence ATGACAAAAGTATTAGTTGTTGATGATGAACCAGCATTGGTAACACTCGCAACCTATAATCTAGAGCAGGCCGGTTATACAGTAATTACCGCTAATGATGGTCGAAATCTAGTAGAAACTATTAAAACTGAACAAATTGACCTAGTCTTGTTAGACGTCATGTTGCCATATAAAAGTGGTATTGAATTGCTACGTGAAATTCGCGCTGAGAAACTAACATTACCAGTGATATTAATTACGGCCTTAGACGCAGAAGTCGACAAAATCGTTGGGCTTGAAATGGGCGCAGACGACTATGTTACGAAACCGTTTAGTCCACGTGAACTACTTGCGCGTATTAAAGCTGTTATGCGTCGTTTTGATGTAAGTCAAGAACAACAAGGCACAACTGACAACACGCAAGCATTTGGTTCATTAGCCATCAATTATGATCATCGATCAGCAACCAAGCATGGTGAACATGTTAAATTAACACCTAAAGAGTATGAATTACTGGTCTATTTAACAGCCAATGTTGGTCGTGTCCTGGAACGAGAAACAATTTTACATGGTGTCTGGGGATATGACGCAGCTGGATCAGATACCCGTATGGTTGATATGCACATGTCACATTTACGCGATAAAATTGAAGACAATCCCAAGCAACCAGAATACTTAAGAACAGTTCGTGGTATGGGATATCGCTTTGATTTACCTCATGTAACAAAGTAG
- a CDS encoding sensor histidine kinase — MKKSIYHFISAFVVFIFLSLMMGYVYGLYNRNFHFDWGYLVLSGLIISTLFLMWNAWLRYQRSQHLNVFIQKLQAMQTNQFSMGQILLRPEEEFAPLANALNAVQQSNQQRLAMLHQQSQKLAALVNNMPLGVLRINDQKQIVEINSLAYQLLHLERRRAVGQPFNNVFKVHKLVTLVNQSLTTETDSRERIAIDDHLLDVSVVHYQTNPREQNVLILLYDVTELTQMQEMQADFLVNASHELRTPLTALSGFTETLLAGAKDDPEITTQFLEIMQGEVNRLITLAEDILTLSRIPKNTIEGHAIYLKDLVDDVLMQQSKLSEDYQVTCHNNVADDVLVWQDEQDLRRILLNLVVNAVKYNRQGGDVNISATQETDLLMLRVTDTGIGIPSDQQTRIWERFYRVDESRNQTIPGTGLGLSIVSDIVKNRFGTVDLTSQVGVGTKITVTLPTLKQKNE, encoded by the coding sequence ATGAAAAAAAGTATCTATCATTTTATTAGCGCCTTTGTTGTCTTTATCTTTCTAAGTCTGATGATGGGCTATGTGTATGGACTATATAACAGAAACTTCCACTTTGATTGGGGTTACCTCGTGTTATCTGGTCTGATTATTAGCACCTTGTTTTTAATGTGGAATGCGTGGTTACGTTATCAACGTTCACAACATTTGAATGTGTTTATTCAAAAACTACAAGCGATGCAAACCAATCAATTCTCTATGGGTCAAATTTTATTACGCCCAGAAGAAGAATTTGCACCGTTAGCCAATGCGTTGAATGCGGTGCAACAAAGTAATCAGCAACGTCTTGCCATGTTACACCAACAATCACAAAAATTAGCTGCATTAGTGAATAATATGCCCTTAGGTGTGTTGCGAATTAATGACCAAAAGCAAATCGTTGAAATTAATAGTCTTGCCTATCAATTACTTCATCTAGAACGTAGAAGAGCAGTTGGACAACCTTTTAACAATGTTTTTAAAGTGCATAAATTAGTTACGCTGGTGAATCAGTCACTAACTACAGAAACCGATTCTCGTGAGCGTATCGCCATTGATGATCACTTATTAGACGTTTCAGTCGTGCATTACCAAACGAATCCACGTGAACAAAATGTGTTAATTCTGTTGTATGATGTAACGGAATTAACACAGATGCAAGAAATGCAGGCTGACTTTTTAGTTAACGCGTCCCATGAACTACGAACGCCCTTAACAGCATTATCAGGCTTCACGGAAACGTTATTAGCTGGAGCTAAGGATGATCCAGAAATCACAACACAATTCCTAGAAATTATGCAGGGCGAAGTGAACCGATTAATTACCTTAGCAGAAGATATTTTGACACTATCTCGAATTCCAAAAAATACGATTGAAGGGCATGCCATTTATCTAAAAGACTTGGTTGATGATGTTTTGATGCAACAGTCAAAATTATCAGAAGATTATCAAGTCACTTGTCATAATAATGTTGCAGATGACGTTCTTGTTTGGCAAGATGAACAAGATTTACGTCGAATTTTACTCAATTTAGTGGTAAATGCGGTAAAATATAATCGACAAGGCGGGGACGTCAACATATCAGCTACCCAAGAAACAGACTTGTTGATGTTACGTGTCACTGATACAGGAATCGGTATTCCTAGTGACCAACAAACTCGTATCTGGGAACGCTTTTATCGTGTTGATGAATCGCGTAACCAAACGATTCCAGGGACGGGGTTAGGACTATCCATTGTCTCTGATATCGTTAAAAATCGTTTTGGAACTGTTGATTTAACGAGTCAAGTCGGGGTTGGGACCAAAATAACGGTCACATTACCAACATTAAAACAAAAGAATGAATAA
- the udk gene encoding uridine kinase, producing MTKKRPVLIGVTGGSGSGKTTVSNKIFEKLAGESVTMIPQDAYYNDQSHMTMDERKAVNYDHPDSFDTALLSEHLEQLLAGNAIEQPTYDYKDYNRAAETVTVEPTDVIIVEGVLLFVEPAVRDLLDIKIYVDTDDDLRFIRRMQRDFVERGRSTESVVAQYLETVKPMYHQFVEPTKRYANIILPDGGANLVGIGMIEAQIRAILDGHELEQN from the coding sequence ATGACTAAGAAGCGTCCCGTATTGATTGGAGTAACCGGTGGTTCAGGATCAGGAAAGACAACTGTAAGTAACAAAATTTTTGAAAAGCTTGCTGGTGAATCAGTTACCATGATTCCGCAAGATGCTTACTATAACGACCAATCACACATGACAATGGATGAACGTAAGGCTGTGAATTATGACCATCCTGATTCTTTTGACACAGCATTGTTGTCAGAACACTTGGAACAATTGTTGGCGGGTAATGCAATTGAACAACCAACTTACGATTACAAGGACTATAACCGTGCTGCTGAAACGGTAACTGTAGAACCAACAGATGTTATCATCGTGGAAGGTGTGCTGTTATTCGTTGAACCTGCTGTCCGTGACTTGTTGGACATTAAGATCTATGTGGATACTGATGATGATCTTCGTTTCATTCGTCGTATGCAACGTGACTTCGTGGAACGTGGACGTTCTACTGAATCAGTGGTTGCACAGTACCTAGAAACAGTTAAGCCTATGTATCACCAATTCGTTGAACCAACTAAGCGCTATGCCAACATCATTTTGCCTGATGGTGGTGCAAACCTAGTTGGAATTGGGATGATTGAAGCACAAATTCGTGCTATTTTAGACGGACATGAACTAGAACAAAATTAA
- the ytpR gene encoding YtpR family tRNA-binding protein, whose product MLIATYNQAGMGNVLMLLTAQANGSVTAEQHGDVVRLIDAQNQVVGFNILNATEHLQDLAGAGQVHLSASQVETLNTLIQANDFSDELVADTDPKFVVGYVDSVTTHPDSDHLQITDTLVGNDEHVQIVSGSPNMKAGITVVVAKVGAMMPSGLIIWPGELRGEASNGMIVSGRELGLPNAPQQPGAMILPDNFAPIGTPFDRESDEAQAIFD is encoded by the coding sequence ATGTTGATTGCAACTTATAACCAAGCTGGTATGGGGAATGTCTTGATGCTATTGACAGCACAAGCAAATGGTTCTGTTACCGCTGAACAACACGGTGACGTCGTTCGTTTGATTGATGCCCAAAACCAAGTCGTTGGATTCAATATCTTAAACGCTACAGAACATTTACAAGACTTAGCAGGTGCCGGACAAGTTCATTTGTCAGCAAGCCAAGTTGAAACATTAAACACATTGATTCAAGCAAATGATTTTTCAGATGAATTAGTGGCTGATACAGATCCAAAGTTTGTTGTTGGGTATGTAGATAGCGTTACAACACATCCTGATTCTGATCATTTGCAAATTACGGACACACTTGTTGGTAATGATGAACATGTACAAATCGTATCTGGTTCACCAAACATGAAGGCCGGAATTACTGTTGTTGTTGCAAAAGTGGGAGCCATGATGCCTTCTGGTCTTATTATTTGGCCTGGGGAACTTCGTGGAGAAGCATCTAATGGGATGATCGTTTCAGGACGAGAACTTGGATTGCCGAATGCACCACAACAACCAGGTGCAATGATTTTACCAGATAATTTTGCACCAATCGGGACACCATTTGATCGTGAATCAGATGAAGCCCAAGCAATTTTTGACTAA
- the murC gene encoding UDP-N-acetylmuramate--L-alanine ligase, with amino-acid sequence MNKETMYYFIGIKGSGMSSLARILHDQGYQVSGSDIDEYTFTQKPLEEAGIAIKSFNPANIEAGMTVIRGNAFEDDHIEVAAALALGDDITLMTYPEVVQSLIAQCTSIGVAGAHGKTSTTGLLAHVLSGIAPTSYLIGDGSGRGVPDARFFAFEADEYRRHFEDYRPDYAIMTNIDFDHPDYFSGIEDVRAAFTDFGNHVKKAIFAWGDDPHLRELAIDTPMYFYGTNPETDDFYATNIRRSTTGSSFDAYYRGEFLGSYEVPLFGQHGVLNSLAVVAVGHFEKMDPELVKQELASFKGVKRRFTEKQIGPVTVIDDYAHHPSEIKATIDAARQKYPDRKIVSVFQPHTFSRTIAYQSEFAETLDLSDDVYLTEIFASAREERGDIQSQDLGDKISKFRGIVSPEHVSPLLKHEDGVFVFMGAGDLQNTEFAFEKLLANTQNNLQ; translated from the coding sequence ATGAACAAAGAAACAATGTACTATTTTATTGGGATTAAAGGATCAGGAATGAGCTCACTTGCTCGTATCTTGCATGATCAAGGATACCAAGTATCAGGTTCAGACATCGATGAATACACATTTACACAAAAGCCATTAGAAGAGGCGGGCATTGCTATTAAGTCATTTAATCCTGCTAACATTGAAGCTGGGATGACTGTTATTCGTGGAAACGCGTTTGAAGATGACCATATTGAAGTTGCGGCTGCGCTGGCACTAGGTGATGACATTACTTTGATGACATACCCTGAAGTTGTACAATCATTGATTGCACAATGCACTTCAATTGGAGTAGCCGGAGCACACGGTAAGACATCAACAACTGGATTATTGGCCCACGTACTGTCAGGAATCGCTCCGACATCATACTTGATTGGTGATGGAAGTGGTCGTGGTGTTCCAGATGCACGTTTCTTTGCTTTTGAAGCAGATGAATACCGTCGTCACTTTGAAGACTACCGCCCAGACTATGCCATTATGACAAACATTGACTTTGATCACCCTGACTACTTCTCAGGAATTGAAGATGTTCGTGCGGCATTCACTGATTTTGGAAATCATGTTAAGAAGGCTATTTTTGCTTGGGGAGACGATCCACATTTGCGTGAACTAGCCATTGATACACCAATGTATTTCTATGGAACAAACCCAGAAACAGATGACTTCTATGCGACAAACATTCGTCGTTCAACAACTGGGTCATCATTTGATGCATACTACCGTGGTGAATTCTTAGGTAGTTACGAAGTGCCATTGTTTGGACAACACGGTGTGTTGAACTCATTGGCAGTGGTCGCCGTGGGTCATTTTGAAAAGATGGATCCTGAATTAGTTAAGCAAGAATTAGCGTCTTTTAAGGGTGTTAAGCGCCGCTTTACGGAAAAGCAAATTGGCCCCGTAACCGTCATTGATGATTACGCACACCACCCATCAGAAATCAAAGCAACAATTGACGCTGCTCGTCAAAAGTATCCTGATCGTAAGATTGTGTCAGTCTTCCAACCACACACATTCAGTCGCACAATTGCATACCAAAGTGAATTTGCGGAAACACTAGACTTATCAGATGATGTTTACCTAACAGAAATTTTTGCCTCTGCACGTGAAGAACGCGGAGATATTCAATCTCAAGACTTAGGTGACAAGATTAGTAAGTTCCGTGGTATCGTATCTCCAGAACATGTTTCTCCATTGTTGAAGCACGAAGATGGTGTCTTTGTCTTCATGGGAGCGGGGGACTTGCAAAACACTGAATTTGCGTTTGAAAAGTTACTAGCTAACACACAAAATAATTTACAATAG
- a CDS encoding Bax inhibitor-1 family protein, which produces MDNYENPRVVNQDSAGLNAFFRKVYTYMGLALLVTFVTAYIGVTVFPRQIATIFSSPASSLVMLAIMVGFVFLFSRKVMTNPGAAFGMLMGFAVLNGATFAVIGMTVEMPTIIFAFLTTVFLFAGMAAYGFLTKKSMASWGSILFGAVIALIIANIINLFFFNQTMYLLVSVIGVVVFALYTAYDMNMLKKMYYEYGNVDARTTQGLAVSGALSLYMDFINLFIYLIRLFSSRD; this is translated from the coding sequence ATGGATAATTATGAAAACCCACGCGTTGTTAATCAAGACAGTGCGGGTCTAAATGCCTTCTTCCGTAAGGTATACACATACATGGGATTAGCGTTGTTAGTTACTTTTGTGACAGCCTACATTGGTGTGACTGTTTTCCCACGTCAAATCGCAACAATCTTTAGTAGTCCAGCATCATCATTGGTAATGCTAGCTATCATGGTTGGGTTTGTGTTCTTGTTTAGTCGTAAAGTTATGACTAATCCAGGTGCCGCCTTTGGAATGTTGATGGGATTTGCCGTATTGAATGGTGCGACATTTGCCGTTATCGGAATGACTGTGGAAATGCCAACAATCATTTTTGCATTCTTGACAACAGTATTCTTGTTTGCTGGAATGGCTGCTTATGGTTTCTTAACAAAGAAGTCAATGGCATCATGGGGAAGCATTTTGTTCGGAGCAGTTATTGCTTTGATTATTGCGAACATCATTAACTTGTTCTTCTTTAACCAAACAATGTACCTTTTGGTATCAGTAATTGGTGTTGTCGTATTCGCGTTATACACAGCTTACGACATGAACATGTTGAAGAAGATGTATTATGAATATGGTAATGTTGATGCACGTACAACACAAGGATTAGCCGTTTCTGGTGCTTTGTCATTGTACATGGATTTCATTAACCTATTCATCTACTTGATTCGTTTGTTCTCAAGTCGCGATTAA